The Urbifossiella limnaea genome has a window encoding:
- the topA gene encoding type I DNA topoisomerase, whose protein sequence is MPTPRKKSATTPKAPSKRKAAPKAKPTAVVQDAPRRPWAVVPGDGPPPGGRTFDLVIVESPAKAKTINKYLGGAYKVLASYGHVRDLSSRKQKGEEVAGIRIADGWKLRYAVDEKQDDGDRRRRTSGDILSELGREASKANRVLLASDPDREGEAIARDIADELSLDPKRTFRIRFNEITKNAIQQAMAQPDQINTARVEAQEARRAMDRVVGFPLSNLLGKKVAGGLSAGRVQSVAVKLIVDREREIEAFKTDEFWKVTALLAPQGSGIAWSADAKLSKIFAKKKPGDEKAKAAPSDEPEEPVEDTEDAEPETDGETAQAAGADAPGAPARSGGGLPKPPAGAFMAELVRWSGADPKLGNESAADAVVAALQNVPFVVSRVEQKDRQDRPHAPFTTSTLQQQAFLRLRMSTSRTMSAAQALYQGVELSGLGQTALITYMRTDSTRISPDALNTVRTFIHDSPNLGPSYLPAKPNVYASGKSAQEAHEAIRPTDVTVTPKRAQDLGLAGDQYRLYELIWRRFVACQCAPAVVGVTTYDITAGQGLFRARGQVVKFAGYRKVLSPVSKTDDSELPLVKERDPLDRLDLFETQHFTQPPPRYNQASLVKALEKEGIGRPSTYNTIISTIQKRGYVVEEKGRFSATPIAKVVTDLLVQSFPRVMDLKFTSHFEEELDEIETGKCQYREVLDEFWGPFSEALTAAGNDLAPVREIIQGEVCPKCGGNLERRYTAKTGTYFIGCVNWKDKENPCRYKRDAEGKEILGPEVTDIPCPACGKFMVRKEGRFGVFFTCEGAPDCPTTMNLRPDGSRVVTALPTQVTCPKCEKHKLLLKESKAGKKYVQCPDTKCKFISDSDDQGNPVVPPDTGIACEKCGSPMVVKVAWRGPFLSCSGYPKCRNAKSINAELREQLKAKGIELPAAPPKSEKGAGPAVPQVAITEQCPQCDGPMMLKPSRFGGGYFLSCKKYPKCKGTSKMTPELQERINAAAKDAGAAAG, encoded by the coding sequence GTGCCAACGCCACGGAAGAAGTCGGCGACCACCCCCAAAGCCCCTTCTAAGAGGAAGGCTGCGCCGAAGGCCAAGCCGACGGCGGTCGTGCAGGACGCCCCGCGCCGCCCGTGGGCCGTGGTGCCGGGCGACGGCCCGCCGCCCGGCGGCCGCACGTTCGACCTGGTGATCGTGGAGTCGCCGGCGAAGGCGAAGACGATCAACAAGTACCTCGGCGGCGCGTACAAGGTGCTGGCCAGCTACGGCCACGTCCGCGACCTGTCGAGCCGCAAGCAGAAGGGCGAAGAAGTCGCCGGCATCCGCATCGCCGACGGGTGGAAACTCCGCTACGCCGTGGACGAGAAGCAGGACGACGGCGACCGCCGCCGCCGCACGTCCGGCGACATCCTCTCCGAGCTGGGGCGCGAGGCGTCGAAGGCGAACCGGGTGCTGCTGGCGAGCGACCCCGACCGCGAGGGGGAGGCCATCGCCCGCGACATCGCCGACGAGCTGAGCCTCGACCCGAAGCGGACGTTCCGCATCCGCTTCAACGAGATCACGAAGAACGCCATCCAGCAGGCGATGGCGCAGCCGGACCAGATCAACACCGCCCGCGTCGAGGCCCAGGAGGCGCGCCGGGCGATGGACCGCGTCGTCGGCTTCCCGCTGTCGAACCTCCTCGGCAAGAAGGTGGCCGGCGGGCTGAGCGCGGGCCGCGTGCAGTCGGTCGCGGTGAAGCTGATCGTGGACCGCGAGCGCGAGATCGAGGCGTTCAAGACGGACGAGTTCTGGAAGGTCACGGCGCTGCTCGCGCCGCAGGGGAGCGGCATCGCCTGGAGCGCGGACGCGAAGCTGTCCAAAATCTTCGCCAAGAAGAAGCCGGGCGACGAGAAGGCCAAGGCGGCCCCGAGCGACGAGCCCGAGGAACCGGTCGAGGACACCGAGGACGCGGAGCCCGAGACGGACGGCGAGACGGCACAGGCTGCGGGCGCTGACGCCCCCGGCGCGCCGGCCCGTAGCGGGGGCGGGCTGCCGAAGCCGCCCGCCGGCGCCTTCATGGCCGAACTCGTGCGCTGGAGCGGCGCCGACCCGAAGCTCGGCAACGAGAGCGCGGCCGACGCCGTGGTCGCGGCGCTGCAGAACGTGCCGTTCGTGGTGTCGCGCGTCGAGCAGAAGGACCGCCAGGACCGGCCGCACGCGCCGTTCACCACCAGCACCCTCCAGCAGCAGGCGTTCCTGCGGCTGCGGATGAGCACGAGCCGCACCATGAGCGCCGCCCAGGCGCTGTACCAGGGCGTCGAGCTGTCCGGCCTCGGGCAGACGGCGCTCATCACGTACATGCGAACCGACAGCACGCGCATCTCGCCCGACGCGCTGAACACGGTCCGCACGTTCATCCACGACAGCCCGAACCTCGGGCCGAGCTACCTGCCGGCGAAGCCGAACGTGTACGCCAGCGGCAAGAGCGCCCAGGAGGCCCACGAGGCGATCCGCCCGACCGACGTGACCGTCACCCCGAAGCGGGCACAAGACCTCGGTCTCGCCGGCGACCAGTACCGCCTCTACGAGCTGATCTGGCGCCGGTTCGTGGCCTGCCAGTGCGCCCCCGCGGTCGTCGGCGTCACCACTTACGACATCACCGCCGGCCAGGGGCTGTTCCGCGCCCGCGGCCAGGTCGTGAAGTTCGCCGGCTACCGCAAGGTGCTGTCGCCGGTGAGCAAGACCGACGACAGCGAGCTGCCGCTGGTGAAGGAGCGCGACCCGCTCGACCGCCTCGACCTGTTCGAGACCCAGCACTTCACCCAGCCGCCGCCGCGGTACAACCAGGCGTCGCTGGTGAAGGCGCTGGAGAAGGAGGGGATCGGCCGCCCGAGCACTTACAACACGATCATTTCGACCATCCAGAAGCGCGGCTACGTGGTCGAGGAGAAGGGGCGGTTTAGCGCCACGCCGATCGCCAAGGTCGTGACAGACCTGCTGGTGCAGTCGTTCCCGCGGGTGATGGACCTGAAGTTCACGAGCCACTTCGAGGAGGAGCTGGACGAGATCGAGACTGGCAAGTGCCAGTACCGGGAGGTGCTGGACGAGTTCTGGGGCCCGTTCTCGGAGGCGCTAACGGCCGCGGGGAACGACCTGGCGCCGGTCCGCGAGATCATCCAGGGCGAGGTGTGCCCGAAGTGCGGCGGGAACCTGGAGCGCCGCTACACGGCGAAGACCGGCACCTACTTCATCGGCTGCGTGAACTGGAAGGACAAGGAGAACCCCTGCCGGTACAAGCGGGACGCGGAGGGGAAGGAGATCCTCGGCCCCGAGGTGACGGACATCCCGTGCCCGGCGTGCGGCAAGTTCATGGTGCGGAAGGAGGGCCGGTTCGGCGTCTTCTTCACCTGCGAGGGCGCCCCCGACTGCCCGACGACGATGAACCTCCGCCCCGACGGCAGCCGCGTCGTGACGGCGCTGCCGACGCAGGTGACCTGCCCGAAGTGCGAGAAGCACAAGCTGCTGCTGAAGGAGAGCAAGGCGGGGAAGAAGTACGTGCAGTGCCCCGACACGAAGTGCAAGTTCATCTCCGACTCGGACGACCAGGGCAACCCGGTGGTGCCGCCGGACACGGGGATCGCGTGCGAGAAGTGCGGCAGCCCGATGGTGGTGAAGGTGGCGTGGCGCGGCCCGTTCCTGTCGTGCAGCGGCTACCCGAAGTGCCGCAACGCCAAGTCGATCAACGCCGAGCTGCGCGAGCAGTTGAAGGCGAAGGGGATCGAGCTGCCGGCGGCGCCGCCGAAGTCGGAGAAGGGCGCCGGCCCGGCGGTACCGCAGGTGGCGATCACCGAGCAGTGCCCGCAGTGCGACGGCCCGATGATGCTGAAGCCGTCGCGGTTCGGCGGCGGCTACTTCCTGAGCTGCAAGAAGTACCCCAAGTGCAAGGGTACTTCGAAGATGACACCCGAGTTGCAGGAGCGCATCAACGCGGCGGCGAAGGACGCGGGAGCGGCGGCGGGGTGA
- a CDS encoding MFS transporter, which yields MHSNDFAQPDFTVLVTVFAAGLGMLLGGAANLVFGRFGITARVAAAAGTCVVTGVGAWVVAGTDSSGWLAAGAAATGMVIAGVGPTLAFVIARRPGTRWGALAGTGFLVAVGSVACFEYHYEAAADRALESLSALTEKPATRPIATRVATDRGTVVQVLEATDPRARAEMAAIEDRFLDSDSVRNRVIRRQPADDRSNCHGWVFTGGRYWVSGVEVDQILDDNGYAQVTVPQPGDLVVYRTAGVVTHTGVVRYVTSGMPVLVEGKWGTTGVYLHEVGASVYGAEFDYYRADRATHVLAGLDTTPATAGGQ from the coding sequence ATGCACAGTAACGACTTCGCCCAGCCCGACTTCACCGTGCTCGTCACCGTCTTTGCTGCCGGTCTCGGGATGCTCCTCGGCGGCGCCGCCAACCTCGTCTTCGGCCGGTTCGGCATCACGGCTCGCGTCGCCGCGGCGGCCGGGACGTGTGTCGTCACCGGGGTCGGGGCATGGGTCGTCGCCGGGACGGACAGCTCCGGGTGGCTGGCGGCCGGCGCCGCAGCTACCGGCATGGTGATCGCGGGCGTCGGACCGACCCTCGCCTTCGTCATCGCCCGACGGCCGGGCACCCGCTGGGGGGCGCTCGCCGGCACCGGGTTCCTCGTCGCGGTCGGGTCGGTGGCGTGCTTCGAGTACCACTACGAGGCCGCCGCCGACCGGGCACTGGAAAGTTTGTCGGCGCTAACGGAGAAGCCGGCGACGCGCCCGATCGCCACGCGCGTGGCGACCGACCGCGGCACCGTCGTTCAGGTGCTGGAGGCGACCGACCCGCGTGCCCGGGCCGAGATGGCCGCCATCGAGGACCGCTTCCTGGACAGCGACTCGGTCCGCAACCGGGTGATCCGCCGGCAACCGGCCGACGACCGGTCGAACTGCCACGGCTGGGTCTTCACCGGCGGCCGGTACTGGGTCAGCGGGGTCGAGGTGGATCAGATTCTCGACGACAACGGTTACGCCCAGGTAACCGTGCCGCAGCCGGGCGACCTGGTCGTGTACCGCACGGCGGGCGTGGTCACGCACACCGGCGTGGTCCGCTACGTCACCTCCGGAATGCCGGTGCTGGTGGAGGGGAAGTGGGGCACCACCGGCGTCTACCTTCACGAGGTCGGCGCGTCGGTGTACGGGGCCGAGTTCGACTACTACCGGGCCGACCGCGCCACCCACGTCCTCGCCGGCCTGGACACGACCCCGGCCACCGCCGGCGGGCAGTAA
- a CDS encoding phosphatase PAP2 family protein codes for MARALWAWVRRADAYVLAAVVLAAAGVWVFLAVAHNVAAGDTLPFDERLMLALREPVDPADPVGPAWVEEGARDLTALGGYAVLTLLVASVLGYLVAGRHYPAALLVFAATAGGAVVSLVLKEFFSRPRPQLVPHLSYSLTSSFPSGHSMLAAVTYLTLGSLLARLVRSGWAKLYFVAVAAVLAGLVGASRVYLGVHYPTDVLAGWSAGLAWAVGCWLAARYLQRHGVVEETAD; via the coding sequence ATGGCGCGTGCACTGTGGGCATGGGTGCGGCGGGCCGACGCCTACGTCCTGGCGGCGGTCGTACTGGCCGCGGCGGGGGTGTGGGTCTTCCTGGCCGTGGCCCACAACGTGGCCGCGGGGGACACTCTGCCGTTCGACGAGCGGCTGATGCTGGCCCTGCGCGAGCCGGTCGACCCGGCCGACCCGGTCGGGCCGGCGTGGGTCGAGGAGGGCGCCCGCGACCTGACCGCCCTCGGCGGGTACGCCGTTCTGACGCTGCTGGTGGCGTCGGTGCTCGGCTACCTCGTGGCGGGCCGGCACTACCCGGCGGCGCTGCTGGTGTTCGCGGCGACGGCCGGCGGCGCGGTGGTGAGCCTGGTGCTGAAAGAGTTCTTCTCCCGCCCGAGGCCGCAGCTGGTGCCGCACCTGTCGTACTCGCTCACGTCGAGCTTCCCGAGCGGTCACTCGATGCTGGCCGCGGTGACGTACCTGACGCTGGGGTCGCTGTTGGCGCGCCTGGTGAGGTCGGGCTGGGCGAAGCTGTATTTCGTGGCTGTGGCGGCGGTGCTGGCAGGGCTGGTGGGGGCGAGCCGGGTGTACCTGGGCGTCCACTACCCGACGGACGTGCTGGCCGGCTGGTCGGCGGGGTTGGCGTGGGCGGTGGGGTGCTGGCTGGCGGCGCGCTACCTCCAGCGCCACGGCGTCGTCGAGGAGACGGCGGACTGA
- a CDS encoding ISAzo13-like element transposase-related protein, which translates to MHTSAGGKTRTAGDGSSAKGLDHDPPPARKWTPLGILMVATGALSLFFGPRETSDLWADGLGRWWDRVKGGLGHVRRLVVYLDNGPNCSGSRTQFLKRMVAFADASGLVVRLVYYPPYHSKYNPVERCWSALERKWRGGLLTSLAVILGYARRMTWQGEAPAVDTLSGGYPSGVTLTKAEMRPVEARLERSKTLPKYDITIRPRKPRGR; encoded by the coding sequence GTGCATACGTCCGCGGGGGGAAAAACCCGGACGGCCGGTGACGGGTCGTCCGCCAAGGGGTTGGACCACGACCCGCCGCCGGCCCGGAAGTGGACCCCGCTGGGCATCCTGATGGTCGCGACCGGGGCGCTGTCCTTGTTCTTCGGCCCGCGGGAGACGAGCGACCTGTGGGCGGACGGGCTGGGGCGGTGGTGGGACCGGGTGAAGGGCGGGCTCGGGCACGTCCGCCGGCTGGTCGTGTACCTCGACAACGGGCCGAACTGCTCGGGCTCCCGGACCCAGTTCCTCAAGCGGATGGTGGCGTTCGCCGACGCCTCCGGGCTGGTCGTCCGGCTCGTCTACTACCCGCCGTACCACAGCAAGTACAACCCGGTCGAGCGGTGCTGGTCGGCGCTGGAGCGGAAGTGGCGGGGCGGGCTGCTGACGAGCCTGGCGGTCATCCTCGGGTACGCCCGGCGAATGACCTGGCAGGGGGAGGCGCCGGCGGTGGACACCCTGTCGGGCGGGTACCCCAGCGGTGTGACGCTGACGAAGGCCGAGATGCGGCCGGTCGAAGCCCGGCTGGAGCGGTCGAAGACGCTACCCAAGTACGACATCACCATCCGCCCCCGGAAGCCGAGGGGTAGGTAG
- a CDS encoding LPXTG cell wall anchor domain-containing protein, with protein sequence MKIASLALLVVTLTAAAARADVRLPPPPPPPPPSTTSMETVVIGSALGLAVMGLGLWLARRNRKVAAA encoded by the coding sequence GTGAAGATCGCCTCCCTCGCGCTGCTGGTCGTCACTCTCACTGCGGCCGCGGCCCGGGCGGACGTCCGCCTGCCGCCCCCGCCGCCTCCGCCGCCGCCATCCACTACTTCGATGGAGACGGTCGTGATCGGGTCGGCCCTCGGGCTGGCCGTCATGGGCCTAGGGCTGTGGCTGGCCCGCCGAAACCGGAAGGTCGCCGCCGCATGA
- a CDS encoding alkaline phosphatase D family protein — MRRLLLPFAVLVAAVSLAPAQPPAAPLTRIAFGSCGDQDQPLPILDSIVAAKPELFLFLGDNIYADIDEKTNKLIPAAKITAERIAAKYDILRGLPGFQKLKATCPFMATWDDHDLGANDAGGDFALKDASQKLFLDFFGAAANDPRRTQKGVYTAAVFGPPGKRVQVIMLDTRYHRTKLTRAKSPLPGEKVPPYAPNADPGATVLGEAQWAWLEAQLKQPAEVRLIGSSIQLVADEHRFEKWSNFPKERERFYELVRKTNATGVVVLSGDRHLGEISLDSSTAGYPLYDVTSSGLNQGAKAWREPEPNKHRVAAMPYGDNFGMVLIDWSTDNPRLTLQLRDEDGDVMSAVKVRLSTLKPTGVAAGPRPKLPDGVLTPAEAAAKVGQKVTVQFPVASTGGQTNLYLNSARDFRAKDNFAVALTAAAKAGPWADATGATFLNKTIRASGTVQVVSGSARIEVTAPAQLVLVE, encoded by the coding sequence ATGCGCCGGCTGCTGCTCCCCTTCGCCGTCCTCGTCGCGGCCGTGTCGCTGGCCCCCGCCCAGCCGCCGGCCGCGCCCCTCACGCGCATCGCCTTCGGCAGCTGCGGCGACCAGGACCAGCCGCTCCCCATCCTCGACAGCATCGTCGCCGCGAAGCCCGAGCTGTTCCTGTTCCTCGGCGACAACATCTATGCCGACATCGACGAGAAGACGAACAAGCTCATCCCCGCGGCGAAGATCACGGCCGAGCGGATCGCCGCGAAGTACGACATCCTCCGCGGCCTCCCGGGCTTCCAGAAGCTGAAGGCGACGTGCCCGTTCATGGCCACCTGGGACGACCACGACCTCGGCGCCAACGACGCCGGCGGCGACTTCGCCCTCAAGGACGCCTCGCAGAAGCTGTTCCTCGACTTCTTCGGCGCCGCCGCCAACGACCCGCGCCGCACGCAGAAAGGCGTCTACACCGCCGCCGTGTTCGGCCCGCCGGGCAAGCGCGTGCAGGTCATCATGCTCGACACGCGTTACCACCGCACGAAGCTCACCCGCGCCAAGTCGCCGCTCCCCGGCGAGAAGGTGCCGCCCTACGCCCCCAACGCCGACCCCGGCGCCACCGTCCTCGGTGAAGCCCAGTGGGCGTGGCTCGAAGCGCAGCTGAAGCAGCCCGCGGAGGTGCGGCTCATCGGCTCCAGCATCCAGCTCGTCGCCGACGAGCACCGCTTCGAGAAGTGGAGCAACTTCCCCAAGGAACGCGAGCGCTTCTACGAGCTGGTGCGCAAGACGAACGCCACCGGCGTCGTGGTCCTCAGCGGCGACCGGCACCTCGGCGAAATCTCACTCGACAGCAGCACCGCCGGCTACCCGCTGTACGACGTGACGAGCAGCGGCCTGAACCAGGGGGCGAAGGCGTGGCGTGAGCCGGAGCCGAACAAGCACCGCGTCGCGGCGATGCCCTACGGCGACAACTTCGGCATGGTCCTCATCGACTGGTCGACCGACAACCCGCGGCTGACGCTGCAACTGCGCGACGAGGACGGCGACGTGATGAGCGCCGTGAAGGTGCGGCTCTCGACGCTGAAGCCGACGGGCGTGGCGGCGGGTCCGCGGCCGAAACTGCCGGACGGCGTGCTGACCCCGGCCGAGGCGGCGGCAAAGGTCGGCCAGAAGGTGACGGTGCAGTTCCCGGTGGCGTCCACGGGCGGGCAGACGAACCTGTACCTGAACTCGGCCCGCGACTTCCGGGCGAAGGACAACTTCGCGGTTGCGTTGACGGCGGCCGCGAAGGCCGGCCCGTGGGCCGACGCCACCGGGGCGACGTTCCTGAACAAGACGATCCGCGCCAGCGGCACCGTGCAGGTGGTCAGCGGCAGCGCCCGCATCGAGGTCACGGCACCGGCGCAACTCGTGCTGGTGGAGTGA
- a CDS encoding hemolysin family protein — translation MWGVELLVMAGMIAFNSVFAAFEIALASISNARLHSLEAAKRAGATAARYMKENLEGSLAGVQLGITLVGAIAAAVGGAGAEEQLAPTLEGSLGISSGTAEVMSIALVVAPLTVVTIIFGELIPKVFALRNKELVCLRLSPPMKLFVTGVWPVVWVLENATTGLMSLVERRLKAPGGPASKSEAAELQELRASVALARTSRLIGVQEERIILGAAALSHRPIRDVMLPAAAISTLDATAGIADALVAAHLDMHTRFPVTEAPGDPNQIVGYVNFKDIVAHARLAPNDPTLRGVVRSIPSVPADMLVSDVLARLTRESTHIALVRDAAGAVVGMVTLEDIIEELVGDIEDEFDRLPGSLAKAGAGWVVGGGVTPDRLKATTGIDLPPGPGGEPPRHLSEWVLARLGGVVRGGEVVDADGVRVLVRKVRRQKVQEAQVEARGG, via the coding sequence GTGTGGGGTGTCGAACTGCTGGTGATGGCCGGGATGATCGCCTTCAACAGCGTGTTCGCGGCGTTCGAGATCGCGCTGGCGTCCATCTCGAACGCCCGCCTGCACTCCCTGGAGGCGGCGAAGCGGGCGGGGGCGACCGCGGCCCGCTACATGAAGGAGAACCTGGAGGGGAGCCTCGCAGGGGTGCAACTCGGGATCACGCTCGTCGGCGCGATCGCGGCGGCCGTCGGCGGGGCCGGGGCCGAGGAACAACTCGCCCCCACCCTGGAGGGGTCGCTCGGCATCTCATCGGGCACGGCCGAGGTGATGTCGATCGCCCTGGTCGTCGCCCCGCTCACCGTCGTCACCATCATCTTCGGGGAGCTCATCCCGAAGGTGTTCGCGCTGCGGAACAAGGAACTGGTCTGCCTACGCCTGTCGCCGCCGATGAAGCTGTTCGTGACCGGGGTGTGGCCGGTCGTGTGGGTGCTGGAGAACGCGACGACCGGCCTGATGAGCCTGGTCGAGCGACGGCTGAAGGCGCCGGGCGGGCCGGCGTCGAAGTCCGAGGCTGCGGAGTTGCAGGAACTGCGGGCGAGCGTGGCCCTGGCCCGCACGTCGCGGCTGATCGGCGTGCAGGAGGAGCGGATCATCCTCGGCGCGGCCGCCCTGTCGCACCGGCCGATCCGCGACGTGATGCTCCCCGCCGCGGCAATTAGCACGCTCGACGCGACCGCCGGCATCGCCGACGCCCTGGTCGCCGCCCACCTCGACATGCACACCCGCTTCCCGGTGACCGAGGCGCCCGGCGACCCGAACCAGATTGTCGGCTACGTCAACTTCAAGGACATCGTGGCCCACGCCCGGCTGGCGCCGAACGATCCCACGCTCCGCGGTGTCGTCCGGTCGATCCCGTCGGTCCCGGCGGACATGCTGGTGTCCGACGTGCTTGCCCGACTCACTCGCGAGTCGACGCACATCGCGCTCGTGCGGGACGCGGCGGGAGCGGTGGTCGGCATGGTGACGCTGGAGGACATCATCGAGGAACTGGTCGGCGACATCGAGGACGAGTTCGACCGCCTGCCGGGCTCTCTGGCGAAGGCGGGGGCCGGGTGGGTCGTCGGCGGCGGGGTGACGCCGGACCGGCTGAAGGCGACGACGGGGATCGACCTGCCGCCCGGACCCGGCGGCGAGCCGCCGCGGCACCTCAGCGAATGGGTGTTGGCCCGCCTCGGGGGTGTGGTCCGCGGCGGTGAAGTGGTGGACGCCGACGGCGTGCGAGTGTTGGTTCGCAAGGTCCGCCGCCAGAAGGTACAGGAGGCGCAGGTCGAGGCCCGCGGCGGGTGA
- a CDS encoding alpha/beta hydrolase produces MLSRAALALAAAVALAAVPAAARPDPAVKVTRAVTYATAGGETLQLDVATPATVGPHPAVVLFHGGAWRFGTRAQLSWVIEALAAKGYVAASASYRLAPKHLLPDQLHDVRSAVRFVRANAKTYGADPDKFAVGGFSAGAHLAMLAAFDPPAGQPLGARCVVDFFGPTDLTLYSKDPDLEDAFMVPFLGKACKTDPEVYRRASPVAFAAKGVPPVLLVHGTADLIVPIVHSEKLHEKLVAAGAEAELVRVPGNGHGPWRAEQAAAGMTATVRFLDRHLKGMR; encoded by the coding sequence ATGCTTTCCCGTGCCGCGCTGGCCCTCGCCGCCGCCGTCGCGCTCGCCGCCGTCCCGGCGGCCGCGCGGCCCGACCCCGCGGTGAAGGTAACCCGCGCCGTCACCTACGCCACTGCCGGCGGGGAGACGTTACAGTTAGACGTCGCCACGCCGGCGACCGTCGGGCCACACCCGGCGGTCGTGCTATTCCACGGCGGGGCGTGGCGGTTCGGCACGCGGGCGCAGCTCAGCTGGGTCATCGAGGCGCTCGCCGCCAAGGGGTACGTCGCGGCGTCGGCCAGTTACCGGCTGGCGCCGAAGCACCTGCTGCCCGACCAACTCCACGACGTGCGGTCGGCCGTGCGGTTCGTCCGCGCCAACGCCAAGACGTACGGCGCGGACCCCGACAAGTTCGCCGTCGGCGGCTTCTCCGCCGGCGCCCACCTGGCGATGCTGGCGGCCTTCGACCCGCCGGCGGGTCAGCCGCTGGGCGCGAGGTGCGTCGTCGATTTCTTCGGCCCCACGGACCTGACGCTGTACTCGAAAGACCCCGACCTCGAAGACGCCTTCATGGTGCCCTTCTTGGGGAAGGCGTGCAAGACCGACCCGGAGGTGTACAGGCGGGCGTCGCCGGTCGCCTTCGCCGCGAAGGGCGTGCCGCCGGTGCTGCTCGTCCACGGGACGGCCGACCTGATCGTGCCGATCGTCCACTCCGAGAAATTGCACGAGAAGTTGGTCGCGGCGGGGGCCGAGGCGGAGTTGGTGCGGGTGCCGGGGAACGGGCACGGCCCGTGGCGGGCGGAGCAGGCGGCCGCCGGGATGACGGCGACAGTGCGCTTCCTCGACCGGCACCTGAAGGGGATGCGATGA
- the dapA gene encoding 4-hydroxy-tetrahydrodipicolinate synthase, which yields MQLRGIIPPVVTPMTADQELDLPGLRAGIDYQLSHGVHGIFVLGTTGEFYALDEREKQTVVAAAVAHCGGTSPVFVGTGAETTREVVRLTKMAEQEGASGVSVITPYFLKPTQAELVDHFRRVAESTTLPVVLYNNPATCGGVSIDPDSCARLAAVPNIVGIKDSSGDLQNTIEILRQTPRETFAVLNGRDTLIFSALQMGCAGAIPASCNIAPSLCVSLYEAFVRGDLPAAKEYQSRLHGVRMAMTLGTGNGAVKEAMALLGRPAGPNRWPIAPLSDEKRQKLRAILTAAGLMD from the coding sequence ATGCAGCTGCGCGGCATCATCCCGCCGGTCGTCACGCCGATGACCGCCGACCAGGAACTCGACCTCCCCGGCCTCCGCGCCGGCATCGACTACCAGCTCTCCCACGGCGTCCACGGCATCTTCGTCCTCGGCACCACCGGCGAGTTCTACGCCCTCGACGAGCGCGAGAAGCAGACCGTCGTCGCCGCCGCGGTCGCGCACTGCGGCGGCACGTCGCCGGTGTTCGTCGGCACCGGGGCCGAGACCACCCGCGAGGTGGTGCGACTCACCAAGATGGCCGAACAGGAAGGGGCGAGCGGCGTGTCCGTCATCACTCCGTACTTCCTCAAGCCGACTCAGGCCGAACTCGTCGATCACTTCCGCCGCGTCGCCGAGAGCACAACGCTGCCGGTAGTGCTGTACAACAACCCGGCTACATGCGGCGGCGTCAGCATCGACCCGGACTCGTGCGCGAGGCTGGCCGCGGTGCCGAACATCGTCGGCATCAAGGACTCCTCTGGCGACCTGCAAAACACCATCGAGATCCTGCGGCAGACGCCGCGCGAGACGTTCGCGGTGCTGAACGGCCGCGACACGCTGATCTTCTCGGCACTGCAGATGGGGTGCGCGGGGGCCATCCCGGCGTCGTGCAACATCGCCCCGAGCCTGTGCGTGAGCCTGTACGAGGCGTTCGTCCGCGGCGATTTGCCGGCGGCGAAGGAGTATCAGTCCCGCCTCCACGGCGTGCGGATGGCGATGACGCTCGGCACCGGCAACGGCGCGGTGAAGGAGGCGATGGCGCTGCTGGGCCGCCCCGCCGGCCCGAACCGCTGGCCGATCGCGCCGCTGTCCGACGAAAAGCGCCAGAAGCTCCGCGCCATCCTCACCGCGGCGGGGCTGATGGACTGA
- a CDS encoding ISAzo13-like element transposase-related protein, protein MDDSTDPTDRLLQRAADRLTGHPKRLFQAEVAVALCGGSARRAERRFGWGRDAVRTGLHELASGIRCVDNFPARGRVRTEDADTSLAADIRDLVEPRTHADPELKTDRRYTDLAAREVLARLRASGYADADLPAERTMRDILNRMGYRLARVRKGRPLKKTADTDLIFANVVAARAAAAADPGSLEISVDTKAKVAEGAYVRGGKNPDGR, encoded by the coding sequence ATGGACGACTCCACCGACCCGACCGACCGCCTCCTGCAACGGGCCGCCGACCGCCTGACCGGGCACCCCAAGCGGCTGTTCCAGGCCGAGGTCGCCGTCGCCCTGTGCGGCGGCAGCGCCCGCCGGGCCGAGCGGCGGTTCGGGTGGGGCCGGGACGCCGTGCGCACCGGCCTTCACGAGCTGGCGTCCGGCATCCGGTGCGTCGACAACTTCCCGGCCCGGGGGCGGGTGCGGACGGAGGACGCCGACACGTCCCTCGCCGCCGACATCCGGGACCTGGTCGAGCCCCGGACCCACGCCGACCCGGAACTCAAGACCGACCGCCGGTACACCGACCTGGCCGCCCGGGAGGTCCTCGCCCGGCTCCGCGCCAGCGGGTACGCGGACGCCGACCTGCCGGCCGAGCGGACGATGCGGGACATCCTCAACCGGATGGGGTACCGGCTGGCCCGGGTGCGGAAGGGGCGGCCGCTGAAGAAGACGGCCGACACCGACCTCATCTTCGCCAACGTCGTGGCCGCCCGGGCGGCGGCCGCGGCCGACCCGGGGAGTCTGGAAATCTCGGTCGATACCAAGGCGAAGGTGGCCGAGGGTGCATACGTCCGCGGGGGGAAAAACCCGGACGGCCGGTGA